The Musa acuminata AAA Group cultivar baxijiao chromosome BXJ1-3, Cavendish_Baxijiao_AAA, whole genome shotgun sequence genome window below encodes:
- the LOC135616594 gene encoding probable protein phosphatase 2C 66, which translates to MGSCLSSSSSPATVDRTLTAGPRGGGSSGLSRFRSRSWRGRKKAMKEKQKRGGGGRRRAAVDGSGEAEEDELDRVPGRMFLNGTSEAACLYTQQGRKGTNQDAMIVWENFSLTKDTIFCGVFDGHGPYGHMVSKKVRDSLPLKLSTQWRASLNSHESPDPNGSISGSMNSEETASMSIDDECGESLDVDENEKLPEMYLPLKQSFLKSFKSMDKELKFHPTIDCFCSGTTAVTVVKQGQDLVIGNIGDSRAIMGTRDKENNLTAVQLTVDLKPNLPREAARIQQCKGRVFALQDEPEVARVWLPNNDSPGLAMARAFGDFCLKDYGLISVPEISYRHLTEKDEFIVLATDGVWDVLSNKEVVDVVGSAPTRSTAARAVVDCAVRAWRLKFPTSKIDDCAVVCLFLKPISSSDPVQKCDSNRSDAESTETAVLVLADKEVTVKQETHELITVDVPTSALEPSYPVHSANEIVPVSEGPDLETVTERSQSTRSLADCISTTEEEEWSALEGITRVNSLLNLPRFLSGDKRSSSWKKWL; encoded by the exons aTGGGCTCGTGCCTCTCGTCCTCCTCGTCGCCGGCGACGGTGGACAGAACCCTAACGGCGGGCCCCCGGGGAGGTGGCTCCTCGGGCCTCTCGCGGTTCCGATCAAGGAGCTGGAGGGGGCGGAAGAAGGCAATGAAGGAGAAGCAGAAGAGAGGAGGCGGGGGGCGGCGGCGTGCGGCGGTCGACGGCAGTGGCGAGGCCGAGGAGGACGAGCTCGACCGCGTGCCCGGACGGATGTTCTTGAACGGCACCAGCGAGGCGGCATGCCTCTACACGCAGCAGGGAAGGAAGGGGACTAACCAGGACGCCATGATTGTGTGGGAG AATTTCTCTTTGACAAAAGACACCATTTTCTGTGGGGTTTTTGATGGTCATGGTCCGTATGGTCATATGGTTTCCAAGAAAGTCAGAGATTCTCTTCCTCTCAAGTTGTCCACCCAATGGAGAGCTAGTCTTAACAGTCATGAGAGTCCTGATCCAAACGGTAGCATCTCTGGGAGTATGAACTCTGAAGAAACAGCATCTATGAGCATAGATGATGAGTGCGGTGAATCATTAGATGTTGATGAGAATGAAAAATTGCCTGAGATGTATCTTCCGCTAAAGCAGTCTTTTCTCAAGTCTTTCAAGTCGATGGACAAAGAGTTGAAGTTTCACCCAACTATTGACTGTTTCTGCAGTGGAACTACAGCTGTTACTGTGGTAAAGCAG GGACAAGATCTTGTTATCGGGAACATTGGCGACTCAAGAGCGATAATGGGAACACGGGATAAGGAAAATAATTTGACTGCTGTGCAATTGACTGTTGATCTGAAGCCCAATCTTCCTA GGGAAGCTGCTAGAATCCAGCAATGCAAGGGACGAGTTTTTGCACTGCAGGATGAACCAGAAGTTGCACGAGTTTGGTTGCCAAACAATGACTCCCCTGGCTTGGCGATGGCCAGAGCTTTTGGGGATTTCTGTCTTAAAGATTATGGTCTAATATCAGTTCCAGAAATTTCATATCGTCACCTGACTGAGAAAGACGAGTTTATAGTTCTTGCAACTGATGGG GTCTGGGATGTTCTTTCCAACAAGGAAGTAGTTGATGTGGTTGGTTCTGCTCCCACTCGCAGCACTGCTGCAAGAGCTGTTGTTGACTGTGCCGTACGAGCCTGGCGACTCAAGTTTCCAACATCAAAAATTGATGACTGTGCTGTCGTCTGTCTATTCTTGAAACCCATTTCATCATCTGATCCAGTTCAGAAATGTGACTCCAACAGATCAGATGCTGAGTCAACAGAGACAGCAGTCTTGGTTCTTGCAGATAAAGAAGTCACAGTCAAGCAAGAAACACATGAATTAATTACTGTTGATGTTCCAACTTCTGCTTTGGAACCTTCTTATCCTGTTCACAGTGCAAACGAGATCGTCCCAGTATCAGAGGGACCTGATTTGGAAACTGTGACCGAAAGATCCCAGTCTACCAGGAGCCTTGCCGACTGTATATCCACCACAGAGGAGGAGGAGTGGTCTGCCTTAGAAGGTATCACCAGGGTGAACTCCCTACTTAATCTTCCAAGATTTTTATCTGGTGATAAGAGATCCTCGAGTTGGAAAAAATGGTTGTAA
- the LOC103976972 gene encoding uncharacterized protein LOC103976972 isoform X2 — protein sequence MKGDNMFFGSPLKKFYNGLMGGLYSPQVTHLREGLQFLQRSEYYHTLRSYHKNMAQTFVEMKKIWGRCRSNISVEERILTWNSSKGHKPVFVVDLNAFPDEDTLKMVERNEKTLPFSKKAKYLNENCDPSFPLNGLLCNTKRKPMGVLKLKPSVSGLVQNQTLQPLPDKPGEPTKQLPKAKGVLKIKPKYDSLNPKKPRTESEQISANIWGVHAPRASGPQFVFKRDGLNFTEKLPILHQLDRDGIAYGNQEAVQNKELLYAGAETFMDSEIFPRKLKIITDVRQDAVGKFKEHFPLIANQNLRNFPREADLIGEYRNDKKILNNTNTQKNRSIYESSADPKIETFPLTFEKHREKRLNAICEAGLRTADNCTDKHDILTKPTDHLEDGSKDDATNVTHSGAEKCLLSPPITYKRKKPYRKINQVDSLKQQPDIVNFEPAAPSGIVKPKPMAIKIKFRGLTGYNT from the exons ATGAAAG GTGATAATATGTTCTTTGGAAGCCCGCTCAAGAAGTTTTATAATGGATTGATGGGAGGACTTTATTCTCCACAAGTTACTCATTTGAGAGAAGGCCTACAGTTCTTACAGAGAAGTGAGTACTATCACACGTTAAGATCATATCACAAGAATATGGCTCAGACATTCGTGGAGATGAAAAAGATATGGGGTAGATGCCGATCCAATATCAGTGTTGAAGAAAGGATTCTTACTTGGAACAGTAGCAAGGGGCACAAACCTGTTTTCGTGGTCGATTTGAATGCGTTTCCAGATGAAGATACCTTAAAGATGGTTGAAAGAAATGAAAAAACATTACCATTCTCAAAGAAGGCCAAGTATCTAAATGAAAATTGTGACCCATCATTTCCATTAAATGGTCTACTCTGCAACACTAAAAGGAAACCAATGGGAGTTCTGAAGTTAAAGCCATCTGTTTCAGGCTTAGTGCAAAATCAGACCCTCCAACCATTGCCCGATAAACCAGGAGAACCAACCAAGCAGCTGCCTAAAGCTAAAGGTGTTCTGAAAATAAAGCCCAAGTATGATTCTCTTAATCCAAAAAAGCCAAGAACAGAATCAGAACAAATCTCTGCAAACATTTGGGGTGTTCATGCACCTAGAGCCTCAGGTCCACAATTTGTTTTTAAGAGGGATGGGCTCAATTTTACTGAGAAGTTGCCAATTTTACATCAGTTAGACAGAGATGGAATTGCTTATGGAAATCAAGAGGCGGTGCAAAATAAAGAACTTCTATACGCAGGTGCTGAAACATTCATGGATTCTGAGATATTCCCAAGAAAGCTGAAGATAATTACAGATGTGAGGCAAGATGCTGTAGGGAAATTCAAAGAACACTTTCCCTTAATAGCTAACCAGAATTTAAGAAATTTTCCTCGTGAAGCTGACCTGATCGGGGAGTACCGCAATGACAAAAAGATCTTGAACAATACAAACACCCAGAAAAATAGATCGATTTATGAAAGTTCTGCAGATCCGAAGATAGAAACTTTCCCACTTACATTTGAAAAACACCGAGAAAAGAGGCTGAACGCTATTTGCGAAGCAGGCTTAAGGACTGCAGATAACTGTACTGACAAACATGACATTTTGACAAAACCTACTGATCATTTGGAGGATGGGAGTAAAGATGATGCAACAAATGTGACACATTCAGGAGCTGAAAAATGTCTCCTATCTCCTCCTATAACATACAAAAGGAAAAAACCATACAGAAAGATCAACCAAGTGGATTCTCTTAAGCAGCAACCAGACATAGTCAACTTTGAGCCAGCTGCTCCTAGTGGAATAGTAAAACCAAAACCGATGGCAATTAAGATTAAGTTCAGAGGCTTGACAGGTTACAATACTTAA
- the LOC103976972 gene encoding uncharacterized protein LOC103976972 isoform X1: MGIIKIRPQGPGNSHHLQQSFVHEEKLFSDRIFGDDHDEHEAAEVGCEYFMIGGQMCSIPYELYDLPDLNGILSLETWNYHLTEDERFSLVAFLPDMDQETFWLTIHELLTGDNMFFGSPLKKFYNGLMGGLYSPQVTHLREGLQFLQRSEYYHTLRSYHKNMAQTFVEMKKIWGRCRSNISVEERILTWNSSKGHKPVFVVDLNAFPDEDTLKMVERNEKTLPFSKKAKYLNENCDPSFPLNGLLCNTKRKPMGVLKLKPSVSGLVQNQTLQPLPDKPGEPTKQLPKAKGVLKIKPKYDSLNPKKPRTESEQISANIWGVHAPRASGPQFVFKRDGLNFTEKLPILHQLDRDGIAYGNQEAVQNKELLYAGAETFMDSEIFPRKLKIITDVRQDAVGKFKEHFPLIANQNLRNFPREADLIGEYRNDKKILNNTNTQKNRSIYESSADPKIETFPLTFEKHREKRLNAICEAGLRTADNCTDKHDILTKPTDHLEDGSKDDATNVTHSGAEKCLLSPPITYKRKKPYRKINQVDSLKQQPDIVNFEPAAPSGIVKPKPMAIKIKFRGLTGYNT, from the coding sequence ATGGGCATCATAAAAATAAGGCCACAAGGGCCTGGAAACAGTCATCATTTGCAACAAAGCTTTGTGCATGAGGAGAAATTGTTTTCAGATAGGATTTTCGGTGACGATCATGATGAACATGAAGCTGCTGAGGTGGGTTGTGAATATTTTATGATTGGAGGTCAGATGTGCAGTATCCCATATGAGCTTTATGATCTTCCTGATTTGAACGGAATACTCTCTTTGGAAACTTGGAATTACCACTTAACCGAAGATGAAAGGTTCTCTCTGGTAGCTTTTCTTCCGGATATGGACCAAGAAACATTTTGGCTTACAATACATGAATTGCTTACAGGTGATAATATGTTCTTTGGAAGCCCGCTCAAGAAGTTTTATAATGGATTGATGGGAGGACTTTATTCTCCACAAGTTACTCATTTGAGAGAAGGCCTACAGTTCTTACAGAGAAGTGAGTACTATCACACGTTAAGATCATATCACAAGAATATGGCTCAGACATTCGTGGAGATGAAAAAGATATGGGGTAGATGCCGATCCAATATCAGTGTTGAAGAAAGGATTCTTACTTGGAACAGTAGCAAGGGGCACAAACCTGTTTTCGTGGTCGATTTGAATGCGTTTCCAGATGAAGATACCTTAAAGATGGTTGAAAGAAATGAAAAAACATTACCATTCTCAAAGAAGGCCAAGTATCTAAATGAAAATTGTGACCCATCATTTCCATTAAATGGTCTACTCTGCAACACTAAAAGGAAACCAATGGGAGTTCTGAAGTTAAAGCCATCTGTTTCAGGCTTAGTGCAAAATCAGACCCTCCAACCATTGCCCGATAAACCAGGAGAACCAACCAAGCAGCTGCCTAAAGCTAAAGGTGTTCTGAAAATAAAGCCCAAGTATGATTCTCTTAATCCAAAAAAGCCAAGAACAGAATCAGAACAAATCTCTGCAAACATTTGGGGTGTTCATGCACCTAGAGCCTCAGGTCCACAATTTGTTTTTAAGAGGGATGGGCTCAATTTTACTGAGAAGTTGCCAATTTTACATCAGTTAGACAGAGATGGAATTGCTTATGGAAATCAAGAGGCGGTGCAAAATAAAGAACTTCTATACGCAGGTGCTGAAACATTCATGGATTCTGAGATATTCCCAAGAAAGCTGAAGATAATTACAGATGTGAGGCAAGATGCTGTAGGGAAATTCAAAGAACACTTTCCCTTAATAGCTAACCAGAATTTAAGAAATTTTCCTCGTGAAGCTGACCTGATCGGGGAGTACCGCAATGACAAAAAGATCTTGAACAATACAAACACCCAGAAAAATAGATCGATTTATGAAAGTTCTGCAGATCCGAAGATAGAAACTTTCCCACTTACATTTGAAAAACACCGAGAAAAGAGGCTGAACGCTATTTGCGAAGCAGGCTTAAGGACTGCAGATAACTGTACTGACAAACATGACATTTTGACAAAACCTACTGATCATTTGGAGGATGGGAGTAAAGATGATGCAACAAATGTGACACATTCAGGAGCTGAAAAATGTCTCCTATCTCCTCCTATAACATACAAAAGGAAAAAACCATACAGAAAGATCAACCAAGTGGATTCTCTTAAGCAGCAACCAGACATAGTCAACTTTGAGCCAGCTGCTCCTAGTGGAATAGTAAAACCAAAACCGATGGCAATTAAGATTAAGTTCAGAGGCTTGACAGGTTACAATACTTAA